The segment ACATCATACCAAAATCGAAGGTGAGGTTTAATAATGTaccaataataaaacttttatgcACATAATTAATTTCTACGTTATGATAAAAAAGAAAACTGTCTGTTTTAAAACCAAACCAgactaaaaatatgtatttattttggtGAAAGAGTGTAAATCAGAGCATGTTACATGTAAGTACACAAATGCAGTTCACATATGTGTGCGTGTGTTATCATGTTGATGATAAAATTTCGTGTCAAGATAGGGCTGGAAGACTGCGCTGCATCTCGGGTTAAgtcaagcaaaataaaaaatatggcagtaacaatttttttttaagtcaattatCTTTCGAACAGGGACCATTAATTAAATGATGCTGGCGTTAGAAGTATTATGTATGTAGTGAAACTCCAGATTACGGATGTGAATGTTTCCAGCAAAGATAGGGTTCCCTTATAGTTTAAAGAAATGCCTCGTCactaaaatttaacaaaaaaaaaatcctattacaCACAATAAGACCATGTTTCACAATGTTTTGAATCCCACACCCAGGACAAAACTTAAGCGTACAATGAAAAGTCAAGAAATTGGGTTCAGATAATCAAGGACCCATGATCTGTATTTTTGACTTGTGAAATCTCTTGTTTGGGACGTTCATGAGACAGATATCtactttaatgttttttatttataatataaattttttgaagttatactttaggcgcgttatgaaaaaaataacgacagtgaatttttacaatttgCGTGCACCATTCAACGGTATTTTCATAGGATAAAAAAAAGGTGCATACAAAATAAAAGCTGCacacaaagaaaaattataattgtgcttttaattattatactttagtgattgatattgcatactggtccatatcactaaaatcatttatttattgttaatataagtgatataaattgtatttgtaaactttttcaaatgCAATTTCAAGTGTATTTGTATACCTGAGGTCATGTTTCCGTATGCACGATTTAATTGCATTATAAATATTGCATCATTTCTTTAGGTAtcattaaaatcattaattaGCGTAAAcattcagcaatttttttttgattttcataataaataatgaaaattttatctttattattttactcaattaaataatttattttatacttgtgttcatattgatattgaatacttagtattaattcaaaattttaaatttgtttgaatttatactttaccaaaccgtatttataatatcactccagtccttttattattttatttctattaattatctGCATGCAAAATTTAAAGGTAGTTTTTAATCATGGcgagtaagtataacttataacgagcgtacataagtacacgcatctAATGTTTTATGCACAATGTAATGCTAATTCGGAAAtccattttaaaaaaaggtgtttCCACGCtactacatttatttatttatttcagagcTTTGACTGAAACTCCATTTATGTTGTTACACGCACGTGATAGAGAACAGTTAACTGCTGACGTGTAGTAGTGTAGAGGCCTACTGACCTGGGGCAGAAGGGTTGATGATTCTTCGTGTCTGACTGCAGACACTGACGACCCGGAAGTGACAGGATATGTTACTATGCTGCCAGACAAGGATCCACGGTCGCACCACCCGTGTGTTGGGGTGAGTACTCTACGGATGTACACACGGAAATTTTCCCcccgagtatttttttttgtcgcgaGGTGGACAGCGAAACGTGTTTAACTTAAGCGTTCATTTGGCTGATCGGTTCGCGGTTATTTCGCCACTACCCTCTCCTCGACTGCGGGGAATCCAACCCCCAGCTAGCAGTCGTGAGACTGGATCACGTTTACAGACTTAAAGGAAGGTTGGTATGCATTAAGAAAGCAACCAGTAGGAAATAATATGAGTGGGGAATTGTAAACATGACCATGAATTTCAGCCTGACGCCAAATGAACCtgtgaaatttccgggtctctgttTATGAACCTCTTGTAATCTTGTGatgaaagagaaaaaattaaatttcaatgaaaATCCAGACGGTAAGCTGCCCTCGACTGAGAAATCCgatcgcacaaaaaaaaaattccatgcgagaggaatttaatgtaaataggtaaaccacaattaaatttttaaaaatacgtaaataCGCTTAGAacaccttttcattggctgccaactgcCAACTTGTTGGTTGTCtcaacttgtgattcgatacctaCTTCTTTGTTTTGGGAGGGGGGACGAGGTTGTCTCTTATTGGCCcacattcctccagattaacagtgaaccaatagcagaagccgcataaatgtataattatttgaattttagcatatcacggaAATGAATCAGCggatttttccggtatctacaaGAACTATGTCGCAAGAATacactattaataaatatatgtgtcTGGCCCTTGGATTAGTTTAATTAATTGATAAGTGGCCCACGAAAACGGTGAATGAAGTTGGCCTTCTATGCCGCAGACTGAAGGTACCGATCTTGAGAGCTGTTGAGTCTGAGACGagtcatgtgtagagaccgggaaaaactTGCGGATTGATTTCGCGATAGGGTAAAATTCAAATACTGATTATAGCCTACCTACCTTGcagctgcttctgctattggctgacggttcatctggaggactctgggttAGAGAGAGTCGCTCAgccaaaagaagtatcgaatcaagaaaaacccagttgagacgtcccaaaagtcagcagccaaccaACAATTGGCATCTGTCCCGAGTGCGCagtcgtagccaggatttgtgaagGAGGGGGGTCCCATTTCAGCCACGATATAATttttatgagtattttttttatttataatcgaATCTTGAAAAaaatgtcacactaaaatctcggGCAAATAGTAAAACTTTTACAACTCCAAGGTTTGCACATAGAAGCCATTTCAAgtgattattttggtttttaatttaaaaaattaataaattgttatCGAATCATTTGTCTGGTGGGTTCCGTTAAAAATGTCACGTGTACGTGAAGTTTTTACCTACGTAATATATACTTGCAGCAACACGTGTACAAAACCAGCATTAAGTATAGACTCCCTCAGACGTACAATTCCTGCCGCATTGCAATAATCCTCTTCAAATGATCTCTGCAGCCATGATGTTTTTGCTTATAAGGTTTTTAACCCCGGGAGGGAGGGGTACCCATGGACCTTCCCTATGgcctatggggggggggggggggcggttgtcCTTGGTGGAggcaagggcggatccagaatgaggCTCAAGTAAGGGGccaaataatttttctattaaattttagtttatttagaaTTGAAATACCGAACAGTAAGTTTAGTATGGTCTTAATTATCTTACTGCTCTATTTAGCAGTGGGTTGGAagctgaataataataataattttgtagttcTTATTTAGTCGTGTTAATTTGATTTCTGGTTCAAAAACGTCCTATTATATATCTGTGCTTGTTGAGTAAAAGGGGTTAAGTCCAAAATCATATTTTTGAGAAAATCACAGttgaaaattatcaggtttcttgaagacatgttttttttagctttattaacAGCTTTAGAACTTTGGAAACTCATTAATTTTGTTAGAATCATGTCTCAAATCTCTCTActcaattttaaaagtaaataattcaatatcacCATGCATTAACCATTTGTGACTTAACCCCCTTTAAGAAATACGCACAGATATAGCaagtaaaatattactttaagtaatgTTGGAAAACTATGATCAGGATAAAAAAGATTTATTCAGGgttcgggaagggggggggggggagatatgccGTTATGGCCCATCCTCTGAATCCGCCAATGAGTAGAGGCTAGAGGCCATCCTGGAGGCTTGTCGGACCACCGCACGTGCGTGTGCGACTGTGCGTCTCTCCCCCCGCAGGCAGCGGCGGGCTGGGGTTGCTGCTGCTGCAGCACCGCGGAGCTCACCAGTAGCTCGGCGACCAGCCTGCTGCCCTGCAGCAGCTGCAGCAATTGGTCAGCCGAAGGTACAGTAAGGTTCCTCCATCCAGCCCCTCAAGGCCAGGGTCTGCACCCACAACACAACTGCCTGCCTttctgacgtgaatacgtcttcagAAATTGCTTTCATAGTGGGAGGCGATCCAAAAACCCAAATGATAACAAAATGGggtgatacagtttggtgttgcagctacatacctATCATCTCCTTCCAGCCCCTCAAGGCCAGGGTCTGCACCCACAACACAACTGCCTGCCTttctgacgtgaatacgtcttcagaaattgcttccatagtgggaggcgatCCAAAAACCCAAATGATAACAAAATGGggtgatacagtttggtgttgcaactACATACCTATCATCTCCTTCCAGCCCCTCAAGGCCAGGGTCTGCACCCACAACACAACTGCCTGCCTttctgacgtgaatacgtcttcagaaattgcttccatagtgggaggcgatCCAAAAACCCAAATGATAACAAAATGGggtgatacagtttggtgttgcagctacatacctATCATCTCCATACAAAATCTAACATGGTTTCGTGTGTTTACTTAAAGAATTTGTCATTCGTAAgtagaatacttaaaaaaaacgaCTTAGTTCTATCAAGTAGTTAACAGAACTGAAATTAGGTGAAGAAGTTTTTTTGCAtcgttatttattattaacattcCAGCCTTACTGATGCTTGAACTACTGCATGTCTTTGCAGACTTTTCAATtgtaagaaaaaaagaaaaggaacGATTCAGTATATGATTTAAAGGCGTTAAACGCACAggaccatgcatttttttttttgcgaaaatatttctggaccagctgtgtgttaaaattttgtagtattgtcagtgtttcgtggttggctgggttcatTCCAGGCACGTGTAGAGACCAGAACAGAAACATTTGAGATATTATTTTGGGGAGAGACTGGATCTTCTTACCACTATATACACTTGAACTGCGTCATAATTGGACCACAGGTAGTTTTTTACCCGCC is part of the Bacillus rossius redtenbacheri isolate Brsri chromosome 8, Brsri_v3, whole genome shotgun sequence genome and harbors:
- the LOC134535312 gene encoding uncharacterized protein LOC134535312 isoform X2; the encoded protein is MLLLFALNCTMFCLWPAWALLLCCVLLGRCSARAGDCAPSPAGVTVTSCEPDRHHTKIEDTDDPEVTGYVTMLPDKDPRSHHPCVGAAAGWGCCCCSTAELTSSSATSLLPCSSCSNWSAEGYQL